One region of Dokdonia sp. 4H-3-7-5 genomic DNA includes:
- the rimP gene encoding ribosome assembly cofactor RimP, with protein sequence MLKEKVTNLLQEALDENPSLFLISLDIQGNNEVKIIIDGDSGVTVEDCMAVSRKVEHNLDREEEDFSLEVMSAGATSPLEIPRQYKKNIGRHLEVKTQDGEKIEGLMTEATDAEITLTWKTREPKPVGKGKVTVEKIETFPYNEIVQAKVMIKF encoded by the coding sequence ATGTTGAAGGAAAAAGTAACCAATTTACTACAAGAAGCGCTGGATGAGAATCCAAGTTTATTTTTGATTAGTCTTGATATTCAAGGAAATAACGAGGTTAAAATCATTATAGACGGTGATAGTGGTGTGACAGTTGAGGATTGCATGGCGGTGAGTCGTAAGGTAGAACATAACTTAGATCGTGAGGAAGAAGACTTCTCGCTAGAAGTGATGTCTGCTGGCGCAACGAGCCCTTTGGAAATTCCGAGACAGTACAAAAAGAATATAGGTAGACACCTAGAAGTGAAGACGCAGGATGGTGAGAAAATCGAAGGGTTGATGACCGAGGCGACAGATGCAGAGATTACGCTTACTTGGAAAACAAGAGAGCCTAAGCCTGTAGGTAAAGGAAAAGTAACTGTCGAAAAGATAGAAACATTCCCTTACAATGAGATAGTTCAAGCAAAAGTGATGATTAAATTTTAA
- a CDS encoding universal stress protein, whose translation MIKKILVPTDFSEQAENALRVAADLAKKHNASINLLHMVDLPMTLVDAVTGNQSELPEAIFFMKLAHQRFESMMSAPFLDGVTIEESAEFDGAFEGIMDYVDKYQSDLIVMGSHGDSGLHEFFIGSNAEKVVRNSKIPVLIIKNRHEHFEIENFIYALDFQAENHNAFKQAIAFAKINNAQLHMLYVNTPGDFRSTHEVEEQMKKFMDVEGQVENCTLNIYNDNTIESGILHFAEMIDSGLVGIATHGRKGLAHFLNGSLSEGLVNHAKRPVITFRI comes from the coding sequence ATGATTAAAAAAATACTTGTACCCACAGATTTTTCTGAACAGGCCGAAAATGCGCTAAGAGTTGCTGCAGATTTAGCAAAGAAACACAATGCGTCTATTAATTTACTGCACATGGTAGACCTCCCCATGACACTCGTAGATGCTGTTACCGGAAATCAAAGCGAACTTCCCGAGGCAATTTTCTTCATGAAACTTGCTCATCAAAGATTTGAATCTATGATGAGCGCACCTTTTCTTGATGGAGTAACTATAGAAGAAAGTGCAGAGTTTGACGGTGCATTTGAGGGAATTATGGATTATGTAGACAAATATCAATCAGACCTAATTGTCATGGGATCCCACGGAGATAGCGGTTTACATGAATTCTTTATTGGTTCGAATGCAGAGAAAGTAGTGCGTAATTCTAAAATTCCAGTACTTATTATTAAGAACAGACATGAGCATTTTGAAATTGAAAACTTTATTTATGCGCTTGACTTTCAAGCAGAGAATCACAATGCTTTTAAACAAGCTATCGCATTTGCCAAAATAAACAACGCACAACTTCACATGCTTTATGTAAATACACCTGGAGACTTTAGATCAACTCATGAGGTTGAAGAACAAATGAAAAAGTTCATGGATGTAGAAGGGCAAGTAGAAAATTGCACATTAAACATCTATAATGACAACACGATAGAAAGCGGTATCCTTCACTTTGCAGAGATGATTGACTCTGGACTCGTAGGTATCGCAACCCACGGCCGCAAAGGACTCGCTCATTTCTTAAATGGATCCTTGAGTGAAGGACTTGTAAATCACGCAAAACGACCCGTAATCACTTTTAGAATTTAA
- the nusA gene encoding transcription termination factor NusA yields MENLALIDSFSEFKDDKLIDRVTLMAILEEVFRSTLKRRFGSDDNFDIIINPDKGDLEIWRNRVVVADGEVEDDNEEISLTDARKIEEDFEVGEDVSEEVKLFDLGRRSILALRQNLISKIHEHDNTNIYKQFKELEGELYTAEVHHIRHRAIILLDDDGNEIILPKDRQIPSDFFRKGENVRGVIESVELKGNKPSIVMSRTSPLFLEKLFESEIPEVFDGLITVKNVVRIPGEKAKVAVDSYDDRIDPVGACVGMKGSRIHGIVRELGNENIDVINYTTNLNLYITRALSPARITSIKINEENKTAQAVLKPEEVSKAIGRGGHNIRLAGQLTGYEIDVYREGVEEDVELTEFSDEIEAWVIEAFAKIGLDTARSVLEQDAEDLVRRTDLEEETVLDVMRILKAEFEE; encoded by the coding sequence ATGGAGAATTTAGCGTTAATCGATTCTTTTTCAGAATTCAAGGACGATAAATTAATAGATCGTGTAACCTTAATGGCCATCTTAGAAGAGGTGTTCAGAAGTACGTTAAAGAGACGTTTTGGTAGTGATGATAACTTTGATATTATTATAAATCCTGATAAAGGAGATCTTGAGATCTGGCGTAACCGTGTGGTTGTGGCAGATGGTGAGGTTGAAGATGATAATGAAGAGATTTCATTAACTGATGCTCGCAAGATTGAGGAAGATTTTGAAGTAGGAGAAGATGTTTCTGAGGAGGTAAAGCTTTTTGACTTAGGTCGACGTTCTATTTTGGCATTGCGTCAAAATTTAATTAGCAAGATTCACGAGCATGATAATACTAACATTTACAAGCAGTTTAAAGAGCTTGAAGGTGAGTTGTATACTGCAGAGGTGCATCATATAAGACATAGAGCGATCATTTTACTTGATGATGATGGAAACGAGATTATCTTGCCAAAAGATCGTCAGATTCCTTCAGATTTTTTCCGTAAAGGAGAAAATGTACGTGGAGTAATTGAGAGCGTAGAGTTGAAGGGTAATAAGCCTTCAATTGTTATGTCTCGTACATCCCCATTGTTCTTAGAAAAATTATTTGAGTCTGAAATACCAGAAGTTTTTGATGGTTTAATTACTGTCAAGAATGTTGTGCGTATACCAGGGGAGAAGGCAAAAGTAGCAGTAGACTCTTATGATGATCGTATTGATCCAGTAGGAGCCTGTGTAGGTATGAAGGGTTCTCGTATTCACGGTATTGTACGTGAGTTAGGAAATGAGAATATTGATGTGATAAATTACACAACAAACCTTAACTTGTATATTACTAGAGCTTTAAGCCCTGCGCGTATTACAAGTATTAAGATTAATGAGGAAAATAAAACCGCACAAGCAGTTCTTAAACCTGAAGAGGTTAGTAAGGCTATAGGTCGCGGTGGTCATAACATTCGTTTGGCCGGACAGCTTACTGGATATGAGATTGACGTTTACAGAGAAGGGGTAGAGGAAGACGTTGAGCTTACAGAATTTTCAGATGAGATAGAAGCGTGGGTGATTGAAGCTTTCGCGAAAATTGGTCTTGATACCGCAAGAAGCGTATTAGAGCAAGATGCAGAAGATCTAGTACGTCGTACAGATTTAGAAGAAGAAACAGTTCTTGATGTGATGAGAATCCTTAAGGCAGAATTTGAAGAATAG
- a CDS encoding SPOR domain-containing protein, which translates to MNGITFKNIQLTLAAAVFSFAFAKAQTAQSTINQDERITELLDLKSSLEKEGKLTDRYKIQLYSGSLNTASSTLKKYRNRVGTWSSSIKHETPNYKVWIGSFRNRREADRALMEIKKDFPSAFIFKPDGRD; encoded by the coding sequence ATGAACGGCATTACGTTTAAAAACATACAATTAACACTAGCCGCCGCTGTGTTTTCATTCGCTTTCGCGAAAGCACAAACCGCACAATCTACTATAAATCAAGATGAAAGAATCACAGAACTTCTTGATTTAAAAAGCAGTCTTGAAAAAGAAGGTAAGTTAACAGATAGATATAAAATACAACTCTATTCTGGAAGCTTAAATACTGCAAGCTCAACATTAAAAAAATACAGAAATCGTGTAGGGACGTGGTCTTCGTCTATAAAGCACGAAACCCCTAACTATAAAGTATGGATAGGAAGTTTTAGAAACAGACGCGAGGCAGACAGAGCTCTTATGGAAATTAAGAAAGACTTTCCAAGCGCTTTCATCTTCAAACCAGATGGTCGCGACTAA
- the infB gene encoding translation initiation factor IF-2, with translation MAAATMRLNKVLREMNISLDRAVEFLGTKGIEIEARPTTKITTEVYEVLSGEFQTDANKKVASKEVAEAKEKEKEALRAAREVEIEAKAEAKAEAPKKQEVVKAKAQLSGPKQVGKIDLSKPAGNIADRKEAKKEAVEDVKPVEEVKPVKEVKTEDAATPKVDVKETPAPVVEAKKEEVKSEIKAKAPEKKEASVAKKEEAKPADSKAKKEEKEVRLGDEVLKTDYKKLNGPNFTGQKIDLSKFKKPEKKSSASDDKKKRRRRITKPGTTTGGSKPGGNNTRGGNNSRGGNNAGKGRGRVVKAEPTEEEVQKQIRETLEKLQGKSSKGKGAKYRRDKRDQHRQKTEDDQAQQDIESKILKVTEFVTVSEVATMMDVGVTQIISACMSLGMMVTMNQRLDAETISIVADEFGYTVEFVNADIEDSIEEVVDLPEDLVERAPIVTVMGHVDHGKTSLLDYIREENVIAGESGGITQHIGAYGVQLENGKKVAFLDTPGHEAFTAMRARGAQVTDIAVIVVAADDSIMPQTKEAISHAQAAGVPIVFAINKIDLPAANPEKIKEGLAQMNLLVEDWGGKIQSQEISAKKGTGVKELLEKVLLEAELLELKANPNRNANGTVVEAFLDKGRGYVSTILVQAGTLAVGDYVLAGTTSGKVKAMHDERGKKIKKAGPSTPVSVLGLDGAPQAGDKFVVMSDEREAKDIATKRTQLQREQNVRTQRHITLDEIGRRIALGDFKELNIILKGDVDGSVEALTDSFQKLSTEEIAVNIIHKGVGAITESDVLLASASDAIIIGFNVRPAGNARQVADKEEIDIRTYSIIYDAINDLKDAMEGMLSPEMREEITGTAEIRETFKISKVGTIAGCMVMNGKIFRNSNIRLIRDSVVVYTGTLAALKRFKDDVKEVSKGYDCGMQIKNYNDIKIDDVIEAFQEVAVKKKLK, from the coding sequence ATGGCAGCAGCAACAATGCGATTAAACAAGGTATTACGAGAAATGAACATTTCTCTTGATCGTGCCGTTGAGTTCCTAGGAACCAAAGGTATCGAGATAGAGGCGCGTCCGACTACGAAAATCACTACGGAGGTTTACGAGGTGCTTTCGGGGGAATTTCAAACGGATGCCAATAAGAAAGTAGCTTCTAAGGAAGTTGCCGAAGCAAAAGAGAAAGAGAAGGAGGCACTGCGCGCCGCTCGAGAAGTTGAGATCGAAGCAAAAGCTGAGGCAAAAGCCGAGGCGCCTAAAAAGCAAGAGGTTGTTAAGGCTAAAGCACAGCTTAGCGGACCAAAGCAAGTGGGTAAAATCGATCTTAGTAAACCAGCAGGAAATATAGCAGACCGTAAGGAAGCTAAAAAAGAAGCTGTAGAAGATGTGAAGCCAGTGGAAGAGGTTAAGCCTGTAAAAGAGGTGAAGACTGAAGACGCGGCTACTCCAAAGGTAGATGTGAAAGAAACTCCAGCTCCTGTGGTCGAAGCAAAGAAGGAAGAGGTTAAATCTGAAATCAAAGCTAAAGCGCCAGAGAAAAAGGAAGCTTCAGTAGCTAAAAAGGAAGAAGCAAAACCTGCGGATTCTAAAGCTAAGAAAGAGGAAAAAGAAGTGCGTTTAGGGGACGAAGTTCTCAAGACGGATTATAAAAAACTTAACGGTCCTAACTTTACAGGGCAGAAGATTGATCTTTCTAAGTTTAAAAAACCTGAGAAAAAATCATCTGCTTCCGACGATAAGAAAAAACGTCGTCGCCGTATTACAAAGCCAGGAACTACTACAGGTGGTTCAAAACCTGGAGGAAATAATACGCGTGGGGGTAATAATTCTCGAGGCGGAAATAACGCTGGTAAAGGTAGAGGTCGTGTTGTCAAAGCAGAGCCTACTGAAGAAGAAGTACAAAAGCAAATTCGTGAGACTCTTGAAAAACTTCAAGGAAAGTCAAGCAAAGGAAAAGGAGCAAAATATCGTCGTGATAAGCGTGATCAACACCGTCAGAAGACAGAAGATGATCAGGCACAGCAGGATATAGAAAGTAAAATCCTTAAAGTAACAGAATTTGTTACGGTAAGTGAGGTTGCTACTATGATGGATGTAGGTGTTACTCAAATTATATCAGCGTGTATGTCACTTGGTATGATGGTGACAATGAACCAGCGTCTTGATGCAGAAACGATTTCTATTGTTGCAGATGAGTTTGGATATACAGTAGAATTTGTAAATGCAGACATCGAGGATTCTATCGAAGAGGTAGTTGACTTGCCAGAAGATCTTGTTGAAAGAGCTCCTATTGTAACTGTAATGGGTCACGTAGATCATGGTAAAACATCTTTACTTGATTACATACGTGAAGAAAACGTTATTGCAGGTGAGAGTGGAGGAATCACACAGCACATTGGTGCTTACGGTGTACAACTTGAAAATGGTAAAAAGGTAGCATTCTTAGATACTCCAGGTCACGAAGCCTTTACGGCAATGCGTGCACGTGGTGCCCAGGTTACTGATATTGCAGTAATCGTAGTTGCAGCAGATGATAGTATAATGCCACAAACTAAAGAGGCAATCTCTCACGCACAAGCAGCGGGAGTGCCTATCGTTTTTGCAATTAACAAGATAGATTTGCCAGCAGCAAATCCAGAGAAAATAAAAGAAGGACTTGCTCAAATGAATCTTCTAGTAGAAGATTGGGGAGGTAAAATACAATCGCAAGAAATTTCTGCAAAGAAAGGAACTGGAGTTAAGGAATTACTTGAAAAAGTATTACTTGAAGCAGAGCTACTTGAGCTTAAGGCAAACCCTAATAGAAATGCAAATGGAACTGTAGTTGAAGCTTTCCTTGACAAAGGACGTGGCTATGTATCTACTATTCTTGTGCAGGCGGGTACGCTTGCGGTAGGTGATTATGTATTAGCCGGTACAACATCTGGAAAGGTGAAGGCAATGCATGATGAGCGCGGTAAGAAAATTAAAAAAGCGGGTCCATCTACTCCGGTTTCAGTGTTAGGACTTGATGGAGCTCCTCAAGCTGGTGACAAGTTTGTTGTGATGTCAGATGAGCGTGAAGCAAAAGATATTGCAACAAAGCGTACGCAATTACAGCGTGAGCAAAACGTGCGTACACAACGTCATATTACACTTGATGAAATAGGTCGTCGTATCGCATTAGGAGACTTTAAGGAGCTTAATATTATCCTTAAAGGGGATGTAGATGGATCAGTTGAGGCTCTTACAGATAGTTTCCAGAAATTATCTACAGAGGAAATCGCTGTAAATATTATTCACAAAGGTGTTGGTGCTATAACGGAAAGTGATGTGCTTCTAGCTTCTGCATCAGATGCAATAATCATTGGGTTTAATGTTCGACCAGCTGGAAATGCTAGACAAGTTGCAGATAAGGAAGAAATCGATATCCGTACATACTCAATTATCTATGACGCGATAAACGATCTTAAAGATGCAATGGAAGGTATGCTTTCTCCAGAGATGAGAGAAGAGATAACTGGTACTGCAGAGATCCGTGAGACATTCAAGATATCTAAAGTGGGTACAATCGCAGGTTGTATGGTTATGAACGGTAAGATCTTTAGAAATTCAAACATCCGTCTTATCCGTGATAGTGTAGTGGTTTATACTGGTACTCTTGCGGCCTTAAAACGATTTAAGGATGACGTTAAGGAAGTATCAAAAGGATATGACTGTGGTATGCAGATTAAGAATTACAACGATATTAAAATTGACGATGTAATCGAAGCATTCCAAGAAGTAGCTGTAAAGAAGAAGCTTAAATAG
- a CDS encoding mechanosensitive ion channel family protein, whose protein sequence is MYLQAENTGTFTKLTLKLEGWWDAIILKLPNIAIAILVMVLSYFVARGISNLLRRILRKQMQDKSMRRIISKIVYGIILLFGFFLALGVLELDKALTSILAGAGVVALAIGLALQSTLSNTFSGIMLSFLPRIKIGDYVETSEHGGFVHEISLRNLVLRRPDNHYVIMPNSKFIEEPFVNYSLVKRGRITVSCGVAYGSNLHKVKELVTKAITDNFPLEHGERIEFYFTEFGDSSINFMTRFWIDCVKKSQMYAAQDKAILLINDLFAQEDINIPFPIRTLDIPQATINALNNKVRD, encoded by the coding sequence ATGTATTTACAAGCAGAAAACACAGGTACGTTTACAAAACTCACACTAAAACTTGAAGGCTGGTGGGATGCCATTATTCTCAAACTACCTAATATCGCAATTGCAATACTGGTAATGGTGCTTTCATATTTTGTAGCAAGAGGTATTAGCAATCTCTTACGCAGAATCTTGAGAAAACAAATGCAAGATAAATCTATGCGCAGGATTATCTCAAAGATAGTTTACGGTATCATTCTTCTCTTTGGATTTTTCTTAGCGCTAGGAGTTCTAGAACTAGATAAAGCGCTTACCTCCATACTTGCGGGTGCTGGCGTAGTTGCGCTAGCAATTGGACTTGCACTGCAAAGCACATTATCAAATACTTTTTCTGGTATTATGCTTTCCTTCTTGCCTCGTATCAAAATAGGAGATTATGTAGAAACGAGTGAACATGGAGGATTTGTTCATGAAATAAGCTTGCGCAACCTTGTTCTTAGAAGACCCGACAACCACTATGTAATAATGCCTAACTCGAAGTTTATAGAAGAACCTTTTGTAAACTACTCTCTAGTAAAACGCGGCAGAATCACCGTGAGTTGTGGCGTAGCCTATGGATCAAACCTACACAAGGTAAAAGAACTAGTTACCAAAGCAATTACTGATAATTTCCCACTAGAACATGGAGAACGCATAGAGTTTTATTTTACAGAATTTGGAGATAGCAGTATCAATTTTATGACCAGATTTTGGATTGATTGCGTTAAAAAAAGTCAGATGTATGCTGCTCAAGATAAAGCCATACTTCTCATCAATGACTTATTTGCTCAAGAGGACATCAACATCCCTTTCCCTATAAGAACTCTAGACATTCCTCAAGCAACCATAAATGCACTTAATAATAAAGTTAGAGATTAA
- a CDS encoding c-type cytochrome — MIQVKRQNSFTRVLTLAVVVILTLSSSLFAQDAPVADAKAGEALFKANCAACHKLYKPMTGPLLHQVSEKYDREWLYKWIKNSQGLIKSGDALAVKVYEENGNKVMNSFPALSNADIDNILAYTDTPKPEAPAPTAVVGGADGNQGGGVSNNLILAILGFVLLLLIAVLFLVNNTLNKFASAQGIEVAEREKRKPIWKAFVENQFLVLVSVVFLLLGSAYFAYGWMSQIGVDQGYMPVQPIHYSHRIHAGENAIECKYCHSSARVSKHSGIPSLNICMNCHKSIAEVAGPESEFTSVTEDYSKEFYDKEIQKLYKAVGWDESTQSYTGETQAVEWVRIHNLPDFAYFNHSQHVSVAGIECQKCHGPVEEMEVMYQHAPLTMGWCINCHRETNVKIEGNEYYTEIHEQLAKKYGVEKVTAAQMGGLECGKCHY, encoded by the coding sequence ATGATACAGGTTAAACGCCAAAATTCATTCACAAGAGTCCTTACCCTAGCCGTGGTGGTGATTCTTACACTTTCAAGTTCTCTTTTTGCGCAAGACGCTCCTGTTGCTGATGCTAAGGCTGGTGAAGCTTTATTCAAAGCAAATTGTGCTGCTTGTCATAAACTGTATAAGCCTATGACGGGTCCATTACTTCATCAGGTTTCTGAGAAGTATGACCGTGAGTGGTTGTACAAGTGGATTAAAAATAGTCAGGGTCTTATAAAGTCTGGAGATGCACTTGCGGTAAAAGTGTATGAGGAAAACGGTAATAAAGTGATGAACTCTTTTCCTGCCTTGTCTAATGCAGATATAGATAACATACTCGCTTATACGGATACGCCAAAACCTGAAGCTCCAGCTCCAACTGCTGTAGTAGGAGGTGCGGATGGTAATCAAGGTGGTGGCGTTTCAAATAACTTAATCCTTGCGATTCTTGGATTTGTGCTGTTGCTTCTTATTGCAGTGCTATTTTTGGTAAATAATACGCTTAATAAGTTTGCCTCAGCTCAAGGTATTGAAGTTGCTGAGAGGGAAAAGCGCAAGCCTATCTGGAAAGCATTTGTTGAAAATCAATTCTTAGTGCTTGTTTCTGTAGTCTTCCTTTTGTTAGGTAGTGCATATTTTGCATATGGATGGATGTCTCAAATAGGAGTTGATCAAGGTTATATGCCGGTGCAGCCTATCCATTATTCACACAGAATTCACGCAGGTGAAAATGCAATCGAGTGTAAATATTGTCACTCATCTGCACGTGTCTCCAAGCACTCAGGGATACCTTCATTAAACATCTGTATGAACTGTCATAAGTCTATCGCAGAAGTTGCGGGACCTGAGTCTGAGTTTACATCTGTTACTGAGGATTACTCTAAAGAGTTTTACGATAAAGAAATTCAAAAGCTTTACAAAGCTGTAGGTTGGGATGAGTCAACACAATCTTACACTGGGGAAACTCAAGCTGTAGAGTGGGTTCGTATTCATAACCTTCCAGACTTTGCATACTTTAATCACTCTCAGCACGTAAGTGTTGCAGGCATTGAGTGTCAGAAATGTCACGGTCCTGTAGAGGAGATGGAAGTTATGTATCAACATGCTCCTCTTACAATGGGATGGTGTATTAATTGTCACCGAGAAACAAACGTGAAGATTGAAGGTAATGAGTATTACACAGAGATTCACGAGCAACTTGCAAAGAAGTATGGTGTTGAGAAAGTAACTGCTGCTCAAATGGGTGGTCTAGAATGTGGTAAGTGTCACTACTAG
- a CDS encoding pyridoxamine 5'-phosphate oxidase family protein: MSHKNLYSEEAIEKLRDLAESIDFAMMATGLEKLPLHIVPMSTKKVDDRGSIWFLSNRYSSHNKHLEKDARVQLIYGDTTSVSFLSVYGTVNITTNQKIIEELYAKTDDAWFDGKEDPNICALEVIPSHVHYWDTKESALVSLVSLGFAALTGEQQDLNEEGKLEI; this comes from the coding sequence TTGAGTCACAAAAATTTATATAGCGAAGAGGCTATAGAAAAACTACGAGATCTCGCAGAGTCTATTGATTTTGCAATGATGGCAACAGGTCTAGAAAAACTACCACTTCATATTGTGCCTATGAGTACAAAGAAAGTAGATGATAGGGGTTCTATCTGGTTTTTAAGTAATAGATATAGTTCTCATAACAAACACCTAGAAAAAGACGCTAGAGTACAGTTAATTTATGGAGATACAACAAGTGTGAGTTTTTTAAGTGTGTATGGTACTGTAAATATTACTACTAATCAAAAGATAATAGAAGAGCTTTATGCAAAAACAGATGATGCATGGTTTGACGGAAAAGAAGACCCAAACATATGTGCTCTAGAAGTTATACCGAGCCATGTACATTATTGGGATACTAAAGAGAGTGCGCTTGTCTCGCTAGTGTCTTTAGGTTTTGCGGCACTCACAGGGGAGCAGCAAGACTTGAATGAAGAAGGAAAGCTAGAGATTTAA
- a CDS encoding SLC13 family permease has product MELPILLVFLIIGATIILFVTEFFPIDKIALFVVVSLLLLGLTTPEEAISGFSNAATITILSLMILAVGLEENGVIQWLTDGIRKLKLLPLILITPAFMIVSAGISAFISTTAVVIIFIKIVSQLAEKYNFSSSKLLMPISFAGILGGSCTLMGTSTNLIVNSLAKEAGAESLGFFEFSFIGLAFVLVGVIFMTIASRFLPKDKSKDLQGDYGIDKYVFSIKVKPEASFIGKKIADIDFLTNQNGHILKLIRDRQVINAPGKYVTIQEDDELILLSEISEITDLSATNEISFNEKQEENNAKIDNEEQQQSENKKLTYVELLILPGSEMIGKTIKNLRNMSLQGAFPIAINKRKNIRNTQERLLRKNVDNIRVKPGDRLLVETQTTAISRLNSIQNIAILNEHDYKIGKTTLQKSIALIILLGVIGLAASGVLSILGASLTGVAAMLLTNSISLENVYHKINWQIIFLLAGMIPLGVAMTNTGADTWLSENLLTLLDGQTPTVVIALLFGFTMLISGTISNNATAIIMTPIALSLAAGLSLPVKPFILAVMFAANFSFFTPVGYQTNTLIYGTGIYKFKHFLIIGGMLSIILWILATFILSTML; this is encoded by the coding sequence ATGGAACTACCTATTCTTTTAGTGTTTCTAATAATTGGAGCCACTATAATACTCTTTGTTACAGAGTTTTTCCCAATTGATAAGATTGCACTGTTTGTAGTAGTCTCACTACTACTCCTAGGACTCACTACACCAGAAGAAGCAATAAGCGGCTTTTCTAACGCCGCAACTATAACCATTTTATCACTCATGATTCTAGCTGTAGGATTAGAAGAAAATGGGGTCATACAATGGCTTACAGATGGCATTAGAAAACTCAAACTCTTGCCACTTATACTTATCACGCCAGCATTTATGATTGTATCTGCAGGCATATCTGCATTTATAAGCACTACAGCAGTGGTGATTATCTTCATAAAGATTGTTTCTCAACTTGCAGAAAAGTATAACTTTTCATCTTCAAAACTCTTAATGCCTATTTCCTTTGCTGGAATTTTAGGAGGAAGCTGTACGCTTATGGGAACTTCTACTAACCTTATCGTAAACTCCCTCGCCAAGGAAGCTGGAGCAGAAAGCTTAGGCTTTTTTGAGTTTTCCTTTATAGGTCTAGCATTTGTTCTAGTAGGTGTAATTTTTATGACTATTGCCTCGCGCTTTTTACCGAAAGACAAAAGCAAAGACCTACAGGGTGATTACGGAATTGACAAGTATGTATTCTCAATTAAAGTAAAACCAGAAGCTTCCTTTATAGGAAAGAAGATTGCAGACATAGACTTCTTAACCAACCAAAATGGGCATATTCTAAAACTCATTAGAGACCGCCAAGTCATTAATGCGCCAGGAAAATACGTAACCATACAAGAAGACGACGAACTTATTCTGCTCTCAGAAATTTCTGAGATTACTGATCTATCAGCTACCAATGAAATAAGCTTTAATGAGAAACAGGAAGAAAACAACGCCAAAATTGACAACGAAGAACAACAACAATCAGAAAATAAAAAACTCACCTATGTAGAGTTACTTATACTTCCTGGGTCCGAAATGATAGGTAAAACCATTAAAAACCTAAGAAACATGTCGCTTCAGGGCGCATTTCCTATTGCTATTAACAAACGAAAGAACATAAGAAATACTCAAGAAAGATTACTGCGAAAAAATGTTGACAACATAAGAGTAAAACCTGGAGACCGTTTACTGGTAGAAACACAAACCACTGCCATATCTAGATTAAACAGCATACAAAACATCGCTATTTTAAATGAGCATGACTACAAAATAGGAAAGACCACACTACAAAAGAGCATTGCATTAATAATTCTGTTAGGCGTAATAGGCTTAGCGGCTTCTGGAGTTCTCTCTATTTTAGGAGCTTCCCTTACTGGAGTTGCCGCCATGCTCCTCACCAACTCAATTTCACTTGAAAATGTGTATCACAAAATAAACTGGCAAATTATATTTTTACTTGCAGGCATGATTCCTCTGGGAGTTGCTATGACTAACACTGGCGCAGATACATGGCTGTCAGAAAACCTACTCACGCTTCTAGACGGTCAAACACCTACCGTTGTCATCGCCTTGCTTTTTGGCTTCACCATGTTAATAAGTGGTACCATCTCAAATAACGCCACAGCTATAATTATGACTCCTATAGCGCTATCACTAGCTGCCGGATTAAGTCTTCCAGTAAAACCATTTATTCTAGCAGTTATGTTTGCTGCAAATTTTAGTTTTTTCACCCCTGTGGGTTACCAGACCAACACTCTCATTTACGGAACAGGTATCTATAAGTTCAAACATTTTTTAATTATAGGCGGTATGCTCTCCATTATCTTATGGATACTAGCAACATTCATTCTATCAACTATGTTATAA